The Streptomyces sp. 11x1 genomic sequence ACCGTAGCCGCGCGGGAAAGGATTGTGAACGAGGCTTGACCTGGATCAAGCCGTCCTTCCTGTGGATGATGTACCGCTGCGGCTGGGGCACGAAGGAGGGCCAGGAGACCGTTCTGGCCGTGGAGATCAGCCGGGAGGGCTTCGAGTGGGCGCTGCGTCGCTCGTGCCTCTCGCACTACGTTCCCGAGCTGCACGAGAGCCGGGGCGCCTGGCAGCGGGAGGTCCGTCGGTCGCCCGCCCGCGTCCAGTGGGACCCCGAACGCGACCTGCGGCTCGCCCCGCTGCCCTATCGCTCGTTGCAGCTGGGCCTGTCGGGTGAGGCGGCTGCGAGGTACGCCGACGAGTGGATCGTCGGCATCGAGGACGTGACGCCGCTCGCCAGGCAGATCCACGGCCTCGTCCGGGCACGTGACCTGGAGGCGGCCACGGCACTGCTGCCGGATGAGCCGCCGTATCCCGTCGCCGCCGATGTCCTGGCCCATCTGCGGAGCTGAGCGCTCAGCCGCGGCGAGGGCCGAGCAGTGCGCAGACCGCGTTCTCCTCGATCGTGCGGAGCCGTTCCACGAGGTCGGGGGTCAGCCGCGCGTTCACCTGGGTGGTGAGCGAGAAGGTGAGGGACCTGCGGCCGTCGGGGGTCGCGGCGATCAACTGGGTGTACCCGGGGAAGTTCCCGGTGTGGCCCAGGACCACCCCGCAGCGTGTGTCGTAGCGGAAGATGGCCAGCCCCGCCCTGTTGCGGCCCGGGCCGGCCGGTTCGGAGGCCCCCCGGATCCAACGCCGCTGTTCGTGCAGGATCTCTCTCGACGTCAGCTCCCCGGCGGCGTAGCCCCGGATGAACCGCGTCATGTCTCGTGGGGTGGAGATGATCCCGCCCGAGGCCCACACACCGGACGCGCTGAGCGCCTCGCTGACGTCCTCCGGCGGCGCGGGCGGCGCGACGGCGTACCCGTGCATGTACGGCTCCGGCATCTCGTATCCCAGGGGAAGGCTGGTGTCGGTCAGCCCGAGCGGCCGGTAGACGATCCGGCGCAGGAGGTCCTCGTACGTCTTGTGGGTCGCGGCCTCCGCCATCAGGGCGACGGCGATGTTGTCGGAGTTGGAGTACTGGTACCGGGAGCCCGCAGGGAACCGCAGTTCTTGGTCCGCCACGAAGTCCAGGAGCCGGCGGGGGTCGAAGGCGCGGCGGGGGTCGGCGAGGAGCAGGTCCAGGAACTCCTGGTCCTCGCTGTAGTCGGGCAGTCCGCTGGTGTGGTTGAGCAACTGCCGCAGGGTGACCGGCCACCAGGCTTGCGGCAGTCGGGGCAATGTGTCGCCGATGGTGCTGTCGAGGCTGAGCTCACCCTGTTGCACGAGGCGGAGCGCCACCGCGCCGCTGAACGCCTTCGCCGTGCTTCCGATGCGCGTGTGGTCGGTGAGCTCGATCGGACGGCCGCTCTCCAGGTCGGCGACTCCGGCCCGCAGGACGCGTGGGCTGCCGTCCCGTTGCAGTACGACGATCACGCCGGGCGGACCTCCGGGGGTGGCGACCAGCTCTTCGAGCTGCCGTTGCAGGGCGCGCTCGCCTCGGCCGTCGGCACCGCCGTCGGCGGAGGCGCCCGCGGTCGGGGCGAGGAGCAGCCCGCCCAGGCAGGAGGCGCCGAGCAGGGCGACGAGGGAGGGGCGCCGCAGACGGGGCCGGATACGGAGACGAAGACCGGGGCGAAGGCCAGGGCGAAGACGGAAGCGGCCGGCACGCGGACCGGCATCGGGGCGCGGGCGGGGAGCGGGCGTGAGTGGCATGAGGGTCCCGAGGGAAGAGCGGTGGGCAGGGGGCACCCTCAGCATCGGCCGGGACCTCGACGACGCGCGCGCGAGCTTGCGCTATCCGGCGGATCGGGCGCGCGAGCCGCCCCCAGCCGCCCCCCGTGAGCCCCCATGATCCGCGCCCTGAGACCACACCCTCTGATCCGTTCGCTGTGATCCGCGCGCTGCGGGGGCAGGGTCGGCTGCCGTCAGCGTGCCGTGAACTGCACGCTCGTCCGCTGTACGACGTCCGGTCGAACCGTGAGGCCCTCGACGGTCAACCGCTCACCGTAGATGTCGGTGATCCGGAGCGCGCCGCCGCACCCGCCGCCCTGCTCGGAGAGGAAGTAGTTGTACCCGGTACGCGGCAGCGGGGTCCAGGAGCCGCCGGAGCGGACCTCCAGCCGGGCCACCGGGTTGCGGTGGCCGAGCACCTGGATGCCGCACCAGTACTGGCTGGAGCCGGTCTTGTAGCGGATCGACAGCGGGTCGGAGATGGCGGGGCTCAGCAGGCTCCAGGTGATCGGGATCTCGCCGCGCGAGGGTTCGGCGAGCTTGGCGAAGGCCTCGGCGCTGAGGTCGAGTTGGCCGGGCCTGCACGGTGACGGGCACTCGTTGGTGATCCGGACCGTGACGGCGGCGCCGCCCGCGCGGACGCGCACGTACGCCCCGCAGGCCTTGGACACCTCGTAGTCGGTGGTGTTCATGGCCGCCGTCATGACGTCGCCACTCGCGCCGAACGAGCAGGCGCCGTCACCGTTCCCGGCGTCGTAGAACGTGGCGACCCCCTTGTAGTCGACGCCGGGGCGGATCCGTCCCGCCAGCTGTCCCGAGGCGGAACCGGACCGGCCGGTCACGGCGGTCGTCGGCCGGGGCGGCTCGGTGGTCGGGGTCGCCGACGGGGTGGTCTTCGAGGCCGACGGGGACGGGGACTTGGACGGCGTGGGCGACGGCTTCTTCCGTTCCGGGGTGCCGGTGGGCGGGGCGGACGTCCGGGTGGTGTCCGTGACGGGGGTGGCCCCGGACTTCCCGGCGGCCTCGGTGCCGGTGTCCCGGTCGGGGCCGAAGGCGATCACGAGCGACGCCGCGAGCCCGACGGCCGCCACGGCGGCGGCGGCGGATATGACGGTGGTGCGGCGCCGGGGTCGGCGGGCGGAGCGGTGGGAACGGGCAGCCACGTTCAAGTCCTTCGGTTCCGTGCCTGGTTCGGGAGAAGAGTCCAGGAGAAAGGTGGTGCGTGTGGGGCTCGCGTGAAAGGAGCCTGCCACTGATCTGTTGCCGCCGGGGCCGGAATGGTTGCCCCCGATGCGAGGCGGGGGCGAAGCTGCGATCGTAGGATGATCGATCGTTTGGTGTGTCGGGGAGGTTGGGATGTCACGTCCGGTCACGGTGGTCACGGGTGGGAGCCGGGGGATCGGTGCCGCGACCTGCCTGCGGCTCGCCGCGGACGGGCACGACGTGGTGGTCGGCTATGTGAACGACGGTGCTGCGGCCGAGTGGATCGCGACGGGCGTGCGGGCCAACGGGGCGCGCTGTGTCACGGTGAAGGCGGACACCTCGGTGGAGGCCGATGTGGACCGGCTGTTCGAGGCGGCGGCGGACCGGCTCGGGCCGGTGACCGGGCTGGTCAACAACGCCGGGGTGACGGGGCCGTTCGGGAGGCTGGCGGACACGGACACGGAGGTGCTGCGGCGGGTGGTGGAGGTCAACCTCCTCGGTGTGCTGCTGTGTTCGCGGCGGGCGGCGAAGGTGATGGCGGCCTGGGGGAGCGGAGCCATCGTCAACGTGTCCTCTGCGGCGGCCACGCTGGGCAGTCCCGGTGAGTACGTCCACTACGCGGCGACCAAGGCGGCGGTCGACACGCTGACCATGGGGCTGGCGAAGGAGCTCGGGCCGGACGGCATCCGGGTCAACGCGGTCGCGCCCGGGGTGATCGACACGGAGATCCATGCGCGGATGGGCGACCCCGAGCGTCCCGACCGGATCGCCGCGTCCGTGCCACTGCGCCGCCCCGGTCGCGCCGACGAGATCGCCTCGGCGATCGCCTGGCTGATGTCGCCGGAGGCCTCGTACACGACGGGGGCGGTGCTGCGGGTGTCCGGGGGCCGGTGAGGTGAGTGGGGGCGTTGTCGGCGGCCGGGTGCGGGTTGTCTGTGGTTGCTCGCGCAGTTCCCCGCGCCTCTGGAGGGGCGCTCAGTCGGCCGGTGAGTGAGGGCCGAACCCGTTGTCGATCAGCATCTGGAACGCGGTCGGCATAGGTCGGTCGGCCAGGAACTCCCTGATGAGGGCGGCGCATTGGAGCGGGTCCGACCGGCTCGTGTCGCACTCGACGTCGTAGACGCCGTGGGTGTGCACCTGCTCCAACTGCCGCGCCGCGAGCCCCGGCGGTCGGTCACCTCGCTCCCGCTCGCGCCGTTGGAGCTCGTCCGGGGCGCAGTGCACACCGACGAAGACGACGTCGCGGGGCACGAACAGGTCGAGGCAGTCCCGCAACCGCCATTCCGCGCTCAGGACGTGGTCCATGACGACGTTGTTGCCCGCGGCGGCCATGCCGGCGACCGCGCGGTGGTAGCCCCGCCAGGTGCGGTGCAGGACGGTGGTGAGCCGGTCGGGCGGCATCTCCCGGCGGGTCCGCATGGCGTGGAACGCGTCGACCGGCATGTGGAAGTACGGCTCGTCGAGGATGCGGAGCAGCTCCCTGGCGATGGTCGACTTGCCCGAACTGGACGTGCCGTTCAGGAAGATGATCGATCCGTTGGGCGGGCCGTCCTCGGGTGTCCCGGTCACGCGGCCTCGATCACGTCTCCCCGGGTCGCCGCCGCCCATTCCACGACCAGCAGTTCGTACTCCGCCCGCTCCTGCGCCGACAGTGACGCGCCCGCGTGGCGCCACAGGGCTCTGATCCGGTCGTTCAGGTCGTCGGCGGACCGCACGGAACCACGGGTGGGGGAATCGGGGGACATGCGGACAAGAGTAGGCGCCCGGACTGACAGTGCGCTACTGGGCGGCTACGGATGCCGTATGTGCTTGGTCACTAAAGGGAGTTGGGGAGGGACGGGCTGTTCGGGGCAGCCCCGGTCAGTGGCCCGACTCGCCCGCGTGCGGGCTCAGCACGCCCATGGAGACCAGGACGACGATGACGATGCCGAGGGCGATGCGGTACCAGACGAACGGCATGAAGCTCTTGGTGGAGATGAACTTCATGAACGAACCTATGACGACTTGTCCTGAGCGGCTTTGACCTGCTGTTTTCCACCACTTTTCAAGATCGGATGGAAGAGCAGTGGGAGACGGCACGTTTCCAGTACTCTCCCCTCGCTGGCCATGAAGCGCAGCCACCTGGTTTGCAGCGAATCGGCAAAAACGACCTTGCCACCGACGACCGGACGAAAGACAGGGGAGCCGTCGACGTGGCTGGTGCTTCCCGGCCACGCCATCAGAGAGCAGTGCGGTACTGACGCTCCCGCGGTGCACTCATGAGCTTCAGCGACTCCGCCGCCGCGTCTGACGGGTACGGCTCGATGTCCTTGTTGTCGATGCCTGAGTACGTGAACAGCATCGTCATCTTGACGTGGTGCAGCCGGTTGAGTCGGTCGATGTCCTCGGGCTTCACCTGGTGCCAGTAGGTGAACACAACCAGGTAGCTGTGACCTGGTGCGTTTCCAAGAAGTGTCGGCGTGGACGCATACGGCGAGAAGCTGGTCGGGGAGATGGGCGTTTGGGGCGACGACCGATTGGCCGCGACTCCCAGCGTGTCCCGGAGCCCTATGTCAACATCCGCTTGGTTGGTGGTGCCCGGCCCGTACGATGGCGGTATCTCGCGATGAGCAGGGAGGCGCGATGACCGCGATGTATCCGGAGTATGCGCAGTGGCTGCGCCAGGTGCGCAGCTCGATGAAGCTGCCCAAGGCGGTCAAGCTGCTGTTCGACCAGGGGCGCCTGTATATGTCGCCGATGACGGAGGCGCACAGCGAGGCGGAGGATTCGATCCGGTTGCAGCTGGCGGAGCAGTTGGGAGGGGAGTCCGGTCTGCACGTCACGCGGGACAAGGGCGTACTGCCGGAGAGGGACGGTTACATGCCCGAGCCCGATGTGCTGGTGGTCGACGCAGGTGCGCTTGGTCCGGGTGATGCCTTCGTCGACCAGAAGCATGTTCACTTCGTGGCCGAGAGCGTGTCCCGCTCGACGGTCGGGCAGGACTATGGGCGCAAGCTCAACCAGTATGCGGCGCGCGGGATTCCCACGTATCTGATCGTCGATGTGTTGACCGGGGAGTGTGTGCTCTACCAGGCGCCGAAGGGCGACGAGTACACCTCGGCGGTGCCCTACCGGTTCGGTGAGGAGATCGATTTTTCCCTCGCGGGAGTTGCGGTGACAGTGCGCACCGACTTCAAGAAGATCCGCTGAAGCCGTTTCTTCCCGGCCTTATTCCGGTGCGGTTCCCCGGCCCTGCTGGGTGGCCGGGGCCGCCGGCCCCGGCACCGCGCCGGTGTCACGTATCCCACGCTCCTCCGTTCGGCGGACCGGGCGGTTTCCGCAGCGTCCACTCGCGCTGTCCGATCGCATACCTGGGAACCCGCAGCAAGCTGCCCCCGCCCCCAGCCACTGCTCGTATCTCGATCTCGCTGGTCGTGTGCGGTGGCGCTGAGTATGACTTCGATGATGTGGGTGCGGTCCGTTCAAGCTGCTGCTCGACTGGTTCGCCAAGGGCGAGATGCGTGACCACCTGGAACGGCTGGAGGAGAAAGCCGGGCGGCCCGCGCAAACCGACACCCAGCGGCAGGACGCGCCTGATGATGCGGCCGAATCAGGTGCACAACCACGGCGCAGCACTTCTACCCGTCGTACCCGCGCGGCCACGCCAGCCGTCTCGGGTCAGTTCTCTCAGGCCATGGTGCGATGGGCCAGATTGGCCCCGCCGCTGCGGGGGGCTCGACCAGTCGCCCTACCTGACGTTGGCTGCCACCTTCGCCGGCGTCACACTGATCGACGACAGCCTGCCCGAGCGGCTTCGCGACATTGCCGCCGACCTGCCAGCTGGACGGGCCTGCGGGCCCGGATCACTGCAGCCCCGGACCCTCGCCTTCCAGTGGACTCCTGGTGCGGGGACCCCGCAACTGACGGCCGGGCCGACCCCCGCCAGATGTCTTCCCGAGTCTGTACGGCTGGGCCGGGGCAGCGGGCGCTGTGCTGCCCGGCAGGACCGGGTGGTCAGCCGTGGTAGTTGATGTGACCGTTGCCATCCGGGTCGTTGGCGCGCTTGGTGGAGGAGTGGACATCGGCGCGGGCCGCGGTGGGCTTGATCAGTTAGATGGTGTCCTTGTCGTTGTTCCAGACGAAGTTGCAGTTCTGGCGGTAGACGACGTTGCGGGCGTCGGAGTCGGTGCCGCGGCCGCCGCGCAGCTTCACGCAGTCGCCGGGCTGAAGCTTGTGGCTGGCGGGGAAGGTGAACCTGTTGCCCGCGGCGTCCTTGACGACGTAACCCTTGAGGTTGACGGACTTCGTTCGGGAGTAGTTCTTGATCGTCAGGTATTCGTCCTTCGTGTTCCCGCCGGAGTACCGGTTGGCGTCACGGCCCGGCGCGTCGAACTGGACGCCCTTGACCTTCAGCGCGGACGAGTACTCGGTGGCCTGGGCCGGACCGGCAGCCAGCACGGTGACCGCGGCCGCTGCAGCAACCGCGGCCAGAACGTGACGCATGTGCGTGAGCACGAGGAAGCCCCCTCATCGGTGTGATTGGGGCGCCTGGAGCGTACCGGATGTAATCACTGGGTGTGCTTGATGCGTCTGCACCGTAAAGAGGGATGTGGTTGAGGCTGGTCGACGGGCCGTCCAACACCGCTTCACCTGCTCACGATGACGATCAACGCGGCTCCGAAGCGTCCGGTGGTGATCGTCGTCGTACCGGGAGCAGTCCGGAACGGGGCCGGGAGCGGACGCCGACCGGGCGTTGGGCAGTTCAGCTCCCGGGCCCCGGGTGTCAGAGGTGTTGCGGCGGTCCGAGCAGTGGGGTGCGCACCGGGGCGGCGAGCCCGATGAACATGACCATCTCGTGGCCGCCGGGGTTGGTCTGCAGCGGCACGGTCCGCCAGTTGTTGGTCAGCCAGACGTTGCCGGAGGGGTCGATCTGGACGGCGGTGTTGCGTTGCAGTCCGTCGCTGGGGTAGCCGGTGTCGGCCGGTGAGATCGGGTCGCCCGTGTGGAGTCCGGGCGGGCAGGCGGAGTGGCGGGCGCCGCACAGGTTGGCCAGACGGTGGCCGCCGAAGTTCGCCACCCAGACGGTGTCGTTGCCGTCGACGGCGATTCCCCAGGGAAGGAACAGTCCGTCGTTGACGAACGGTTTCGCGGGGGTGGTGCCGTCGGGACGGACCATGGTGACGGAGGCGTCGACGTGCCGGGTGACGATGTCCTTGATCGCCTCGGCGACCATGGTGGGCGTGGTGCCCTCACAGGGTGCGACCACCGCGCCGCCGTTGGCGACCCAGACGTTGCCCAGGCTGTCGGAGGCGATGCCCATGGGGCGTTTGATCCCGCCGCCGGTGACCGAGCGCAGGGGTGTGCCCTGCGGGGACAGCAGCGTGACGCTGTTGCTTCCGTTGCCGGTCACCCAGGCGCGTCCCCGGGTGTCCACGGTGACGCCGAACGGCTTGATCAGACTGTCGCCCCGGGGGGCGATGTTCCGGGCCCG encodes the following:
- a CDS encoding DUF4291 domain-containing protein, whose protein sequence is MRTNRPHALARHHHPLPACVHRGRDSLVDRSRAGKDCERGLTWIKPSFLWMMYRCGWGTKEGQETVLAVEISREGFEWALRRSCLSHYVPELHESRGAWQREVRRSPARVQWDPERDLRLAPLPYRSLQLGLSGEAAARYADEWIVGIEDVTPLARQIHGLVRARDLEAATALLPDEPPYPVAADVLAHLRS
- a CDS encoding serine hydrolase domain-containing protein → MPLTPAPRPRPDAGPRAGRFRLRPGLRPGLRLRIRPRLRRPSLVALLGASCLGGLLLAPTAGASADGGADGRGERALQRQLEELVATPGGPPGVIVVLQRDGSPRVLRAGVADLESGRPIELTDHTRIGSTAKAFSGAVALRLVQQGELSLDSTIGDTLPRLPQAWWPVTLRQLLNHTSGLPDYSEDQEFLDLLLADPRRAFDPRRLLDFVADQELRFPAGSRYQYSNSDNIAVALMAEAATHKTYEDLLRRIVYRPLGLTDTSLPLGYEMPEPYMHGYAVAPPAPPEDVSEALSASGVWASGGIISTPRDMTRFIRGYAAGELTSREILHEQRRWIRGASEPAGPGRNRAGLAIFRYDTRCGVVLGHTGNFPGYTQLIAATPDGRRSLTFSLTTQVNARLTPDLVERLRTIEENAVCALLGPRRG
- a CDS encoding expansin EXLX1 family cellulose-binding protein, which codes for MAARSHRSARRPRRRTTVISAAAAVAAVGLAASLVIAFGPDRDTGTEAAGKSGATPVTDTTRTSAPPTGTPERKKPSPTPSKSPSPSASKTTPSATPTTEPPRPTTAVTGRSGSASGQLAGRIRPGVDYKGVATFYDAGNGDGACSFGASGDVMTAAMNTTDYEVSKACGAYVRVRAGGAAVTVRITNECPSPCRPGQLDLSAEAFAKLAEPSRGEIPITWSLLSPAISDPLSIRYKTGSSQYWCGIQVLGHRNPVARLEVRSGGSWTPLPRTGYNYFLSEQGGGCGGALRITDIYGERLTVEGLTVRPDVVQRTSVQFTAR
- a CDS encoding glucose 1-dehydrogenase; this translates as MSRPVTVVTGGSRGIGAATCLRLAADGHDVVVGYVNDGAAAEWIATGVRANGARCVTVKADTSVEADVDRLFEAAADRLGPVTGLVNNAGVTGPFGRLADTDTEVLRRVVEVNLLGVLLCSRRAAKVMAAWGSGAIVNVSSAAATLGSPGEYVHYAATKAAVDTLTMGLAKELGPDGIRVNAVAPGVIDTEIHARMGDPERPDRIAASVPLRRPGRADEIASAIAWLMSPEASYTTGAVLRVSGGR
- a CDS encoding phosphotransferase-like protein codes for the protein MTGTPEDGPPNGSIIFLNGTSSSGKSTIARELLRILDEPYFHMPVDAFHAMRTRREMPPDRLTTVLHRTWRGYHRAVAGMAAAGNNVVMDHVLSAEWRLRDCLDLFVPRDVVFVGVHCAPDELQRRERERGDRPPGLAARQLEQVHTHGVYDVECDTSRSDPLQCAALIREFLADRPMPTAFQMLIDNGFGPHSPAD
- a CDS encoding Uma2 family endonuclease, coding for MTAMYPEYAQWLRQVRSSMKLPKAVKLLFDQGRLYMSPMTEAHSEAEDSIRLQLAEQLGGESGLHVTRDKGVLPERDGYMPEPDVLVVDAGALGPGDAFVDQKHVHFVAESVSRSTVGQDYGRKLNQYAARGIPTYLIVDVLTGECVLYQAPKGDEYTSAVPYRFGEEIDFSLAGVAVTVRTDFKKIR